One region of Peribacillus simplex genomic DNA includes:
- a CDS encoding peptidase gives MPDIKKRINQWIKDHREEGTDLLQKMVQAPSTQGNEAGAQAIVAQKLQEMGLQIDSWEPDGGELKKHSYFYSPRSDFSNSPNVVGIMKGTGGGRSIILNGHIDVVPDGDREQWDDDPYSGAIKNGRMFGRGVTDMKGGNVSLILAMQALKENGIQLKGDVIFQSVIEEESGGAGTLAAVLRGYKADAALIPEPTNMRIFPKQQGSMWFRVHVKGRSAHGGTRYEGVSAIEKSMTVINHIRALEEKRNARISDPLYQNTPIPIPINLGVIEGGNWPSSVPDLVKIEGRMGVAPEETMEQAKEEMADWLLQLKEVDKWFKENPPVLEWFGARWVPGAIDVEHELMNALVHQFRRVAGQDPVIEASPWGTDGGLLTHVGETPAIVFGPGVTEVAHYPNEYILLDNVFSAAEIIALTLIQWCGMDIEQDEVIPAENRLTVPGNGN, from the coding sequence GTGCCGGATATAAAAAAACGGATAAACCAATGGATCAAGGATCATCGGGAAGAAGGAACAGACCTATTGCAAAAAATGGTACAAGCCCCGAGTACGCAAGGAAATGAAGCAGGGGCACAAGCCATTGTCGCCCAGAAGCTTCAGGAAATGGGTTTGCAGATCGATAGTTGGGAACCTGACGGCGGCGAGCTGAAAAAGCATTCTTATTTCTATTCTCCACGCAGTGATTTTTCCAACAGCCCCAATGTGGTAGGTATCATGAAAGGGACTGGAGGCGGCCGTTCCATCATTTTGAACGGACACATCGATGTGGTTCCGGATGGGGACCGGGAGCAGTGGGACGACGACCCATATAGTGGAGCCATTAAGAATGGAAGAATGTTTGGTCGCGGTGTAACCGATATGAAAGGTGGAAATGTATCGCTGATCCTTGCGATGCAGGCATTGAAGGAAAATGGCATCCAATTAAAAGGAGATGTCATTTTTCAAAGTGTGATTGAAGAAGAAAGCGGCGGGGCCGGAACATTAGCGGCCGTCCTGAGGGGATATAAAGCAGATGCTGCCCTTATTCCTGAACCGACGAATATGAGGATTTTTCCGAAACAGCAGGGTTCGATGTGGTTCCGGGTCCATGTAAAAGGGCGGTCAGCCCATGGCGGAACAAGGTATGAAGGCGTTAGTGCCATTGAAAAAAGCATGACCGTCATCAATCATATTCGTGCCTTGGAAGAAAAGCGAAATGCACGTATCAGTGATCCGCTTTATCAAAACACGCCCATTCCGATTCCAATCAATCTAGGTGTCATTGAAGGGGGTAATTGGCCGTCATCCGTTCCCGACCTTGTGAAAATCGAAGGGAGGATGGGCGTTGCGCCGGAGGAAACGATGGAGCAGGCGAAGGAAGAAATGGCCGACTGGTTATTGCAGCTGAAAGAAGTGGACAAATGGTTCAAGGAAAATCCGCCCGTATTGGAATGGTTCGGGGCACGTTGGGTTCCAGGGGCAATTGATGTGGAACATGAACTGATGAATGCGCTTGTCCATCAATTTCGTCGGGTTGCAGGACAGGACCCGGTAATCGAGGCCTCTCCGTGGGGAACGGATGGGGGATTGCTGACACATGTCGGTGAAACGCCTGCAATCGTGTTCGGGCCTGGAGTAACCGAGGTTGCCCACTATCCAAATGAATACATCCTACTCGACAATGTGTTCTCGGCAGCGGAGATCATCGCCCTTACCTTAATTCAATGGTGTGGAATGGACATTGAGCAGGATGAGGTTATTCCGGCTGAGAATAGGCTGACGGTACCAGGCAATGGCAATTAA
- a CDS encoding amino acid permease — MDMNLIENQEPTVKRKLKARHMTMIAIGGSIGTGLFLASGATIQSAGPGGALAAYACIGIMVYFLMTSLGEMATYMPVSGSFSTYATRFVDPAFGFALGWNYWFNWAVTLAVEIAAAAIIMKFWLPDVPSLLWSALFLGIVFTLNALSIKSYGESEYWFALIKVVAIIFFIIIGLLTILGVFGGKVIGFENFTMGEAPFKGGFLSIISIFLIAGFSFQGTELVGIAAGESENPEKNVPNAIRQVFWRILLFYIGAILILGLLIPYTSPSLLNGDVENISVSPFTLVFERAGFAFAASVMNAVVLTSLLSAGNSGLYASTRMLWSMAKDNQAPKFLAKVNRRGIPMNALILTALIGGLAFLTSIFGDHVFTWLLNASGLTGFIAWIGIAISHYRFRRAYVAQGGDINELKYKAKWFPFGPILSLVLCMGVIAGQNYEAFLSGSIDWYGVAVSYIGLPLFLAIWLGYKIYHKTKLISLKDCQFDKSDVA, encoded by the coding sequence ATGGACATGAATCTCATTGAAAATCAAGAACCGACAGTTAAAAGGAAACTGAAAGCAAGGCATATGACCATGATTGCCATAGGCGGTTCAATCGGAACCGGATTATTCCTGGCAAGCGGGGCAACCATCCAAAGCGCAGGGCCCGGTGGTGCCCTCGCTGCATATGCATGCATTGGGATCATGGTTTATTTCCTTATGACAAGCTTAGGGGAAATGGCGACATATATGCCTGTATCGGGATCATTTTCCACCTACGCCACACGCTTTGTAGATCCCGCATTCGGCTTTGCACTTGGCTGGAATTATTGGTTTAACTGGGCAGTCACCCTTGCCGTGGAAATAGCCGCAGCAGCCATCATCATGAAATTCTGGCTCCCTGATGTACCCAGCCTCTTATGGAGTGCATTATTTCTAGGAATCGTCTTCACCCTCAACGCCCTATCCATTAAAAGCTATGGTGAATCTGAATATTGGTTTGCTTTAATAAAAGTCGTCGCGATCATTTTCTTTATCATTATTGGATTATTGACCATCTTAGGGGTTTTTGGCGGAAAGGTGATAGGGTTCGAAAACTTCACCATGGGTGAGGCACCATTCAAGGGAGGGTTTTTATCGATCATCTCAATCTTTCTAATAGCCGGCTTTTCCTTTCAAGGCACGGAACTAGTTGGTATTGCTGCCGGTGAAAGTGAGAATCCCGAAAAAAATGTCCCGAATGCGATCCGCCAAGTATTTTGGCGCATCCTATTGTTTTACATCGGGGCCATCCTGATACTAGGCCTGTTAATTCCTTATACAAGTCCAAGTTTGCTGAACGGGGATGTGGAAAATATTTCTGTAAGCCCTTTCACGCTTGTTTTTGAACGCGCAGGATTTGCATTCGCGGCATCCGTCATGAATGCTGTCGTATTGACTTCCTTACTATCCGCAGGGAACTCGGGGCTTTATGCTTCAACGCGGATGTTATGGTCGATGGCGAAAGATAACCAAGCTCCCAAATTCCTTGCTAAAGTCAACCGCAGGGGAATCCCGATGAATGCTTTGATTCTCACGGCATTAATTGGCGGGCTAGCCTTCTTGACCTCCATTTTTGGGGATCACGTATTTACATGGTTATTGAACGCATCGGGGCTAACCGGCTTTATCGCCTGGATTGGAATAGCCATAAGCCATTATCGCTTTAGACGCGCCTACGTCGCACAGGGCGGTGACATAAACGAATTGAAATATAAAGCAAAATGGTTTCCATTCGGTCCGATTCTTTCATTGGTCCTTTGCATGGGTGTCATTGCAGGGCAGAACTATGAAGCATTCCTAAGCGGCAGCATCGACTGGTATGGCGTCGCTGTCTCCTATATCGGACTGCCGCTATTCCTGGCGATTTGGCTAGGATACAAGATTTATCATAAGACCAAATTAATTTCATTGAAAGATTGTCAATTTGACAAATCAGATGTGGCTTGA
- a CDS encoding thiolase family protein has protein sequence MNEVVIVAGARTAVGSFGKSLRNVNATELGRQVLEGLMENSGLSKDKVNEVIFGHGYVHGGGLNSARISSQMANFPYSVPGHVVIKACGSGLKAITNAALTIAAGQEDVIIAGGVESMSNVPYIVKNRWGGKFGNVTMEDALLADGLICSLGNEHMGITAERLAEIYGIRREEQDQFAYQSHKKAWKAMEEGRFEREIIPLKIKDRKGLQIFNHDEGVREDIHLSQLASLSAVFKNEGTITAGNACPMNDGAAAVLLMSKQQAEKEGLKPLLKIKAFASAGVEPGVMGIGPVPATRKALEKAGLSLEDIGLIELNEAFAAQALAVIKELDLNPDIVNVNGGAIALGHPVGATGAKLTVTLMHEMLRSQVKYGMVTLCMAGGMGLSVIYQNMCK, from the coding sequence ATGAATGAGGTTGTCATCGTTGCTGGGGCGCGAACTGCAGTTGGATCCTTTGGTAAATCACTCCGGAATGTTAATGCTACCGAATTGGGCCGTCAAGTATTGGAAGGTCTAATGGAGAATTCCGGGTTAAGTAAAGATAAGGTCAATGAAGTGATTTTCGGGCATGGCTATGTCCATGGAGGCGGCCTTAACTCGGCCCGAATTTCGTCGCAGATGGCAAATTTCCCGTACAGTGTCCCAGGGCACGTTGTAATCAAAGCATGTGGATCAGGTTTAAAGGCCATTACCAACGCTGCTTTAACTATCGCTGCTGGTCAAGAGGACGTGATCATTGCCGGCGGAGTGGAGAGCATGAGCAATGTGCCTTATATCGTGAAAAATAGATGGGGCGGTAAATTTGGAAACGTAACGATGGAGGATGCTCTGCTGGCAGATGGATTAATATGTTCCTTGGGAAATGAGCATATGGGAATAACAGCCGAGCGCCTGGCTGAAATATACGGCATCCGTCGTGAAGAACAGGATCAATTTGCTTATCAAAGCCACAAGAAGGCTTGGAAAGCTATGGAAGAGGGTCGCTTTGAGCGAGAAATTATTCCGCTTAAAATCAAGGATCGAAAAGGTCTTCAAATCTTTAACCATGACGAAGGGGTACGCGAGGACATTCATCTGAGTCAGCTAGCCAGTCTTTCAGCAGTATTCAAAAATGAAGGAACCATTACAGCAGGAAATGCCTGTCCCATGAATGATGGAGCGGCAGCTGTACTATTAATGTCCAAGCAGCAAGCAGAAAAAGAGGGATTAAAACCACTCTTGAAAATCAAGGCTTTCGCCAGTGCAGGTGTTGAACCTGGAGTTATGGGGATTGGACCTGTACCAGCGACTCGAAAGGCATTGGAAAAAGCAGGTCTATCGTTAGAGGATATCGGACTGATTGAACTTAATGAAGCCTTTGCTGCCCAAGCACTTGCAGTGATCAAGGAGTTAGATTTGAATCCGGATATCGTCAATGTCAATGGAGGGGCAATTGCACTTGGTCACCCTGTAGGAGCAACAGGTGCAAAATTAACTGTCACACTGATGCATGAAATGTTGCGTTCACAAGTTAAGTACGGAATGGTAACGTTGTGTATGGCAGGTGGAATGGGACTTTCAGTAATCTATCAGAATATGTGTAAATAA
- a CDS encoding aspartate aminotransferase family protein gives MTRNHLIKPTLDHDYPTISHGNGIYLYDIDGNQYIDGSSGAVTASIGHGVLEVVEAMKEQARKVSFAYRSHFTSEAAEALAKKLSELAPGDLNWSFFVNSGSEATETAMKIAIQHWQEKGYERKNRIVSRWTSYHGITMGALSMSGHVPRRKRFVPLLEDFPSISAPYCYRCPYNSEPSSCKLQCADELETAIQRVGSENIAAFIAEPIIGASAGAVTPPDGYYQRIKEICESYDILFIADEVMTGIGRTGKMFAMEHWGVTPDIIALGKGMSAGYTPMAATMISDRVMEPILKGSNSIMAGHTYSANPLSAAVSLEVLTYLEGNDLVQAAEEKGQYLFKKLQGLAKKFDIIGDVRGKGLLLGLEFVSNRISKTPFDMQVGLTTRLVNKAFAKGLLIYPAAGAIEGIAGDAVILSPPLVITNEEIDRLVKILEASLEELQHELHSEGLIEDMQAI, from the coding sequence ATGACACGCAATCATTTGATTAAGCCTACTCTAGATCATGACTATCCCACTATCTCTCATGGGAATGGAATTTATCTTTATGATATAGATGGAAATCAGTATATAGACGGATCATCAGGTGCGGTTACAGCGAGTATCGGCCATGGTGTATTAGAGGTTGTCGAGGCAATGAAGGAGCAGGCCCGCAAAGTTTCTTTTGCATATAGATCCCATTTTACGAGTGAAGCCGCTGAGGCATTAGCCAAGAAGCTAAGTGAGTTGGCTCCAGGGGATTTGAATTGGTCATTTTTCGTGAATAGTGGATCGGAAGCGACCGAAACGGCGATGAAGATAGCGATTCAACATTGGCAAGAAAAAGGATATGAGCGAAAAAATCGCATTGTCTCCAGATGGACGAGTTATCACGGGATTACGATGGGCGCTTTATCGATGTCAGGTCATGTACCAAGGAGAAAACGTTTTGTTCCGCTATTGGAGGATTTCCCTAGCATATCTGCTCCCTACTGTTATCGCTGTCCGTATAATAGTGAACCTTCCAGCTGCAAGCTTCAGTGTGCAGATGAACTGGAGACAGCCATCCAAAGGGTCGGCTCCGAGAATATCGCAGCCTTCATCGCCGAACCCATCATCGGGGCATCCGCCGGGGCTGTAACACCGCCGGATGGCTACTATCAAAGGATTAAGGAAATCTGCGAAAGCTATGACATTCTCTTTATCGCCGATGAGGTAATGACGGGAATCGGCCGGACAGGAAAAATGTTCGCGATGGAACACTGGGGAGTAACCCCGGATATCATCGCCTTGGGTAAAGGAATGAGCGCGGGCTATACTCCAATGGCCGCCACAATGATTAGCGACCGTGTCATGGAGCCCATTTTAAAAGGCTCGAATTCAATCATGGCCGGCCATACATATAGTGCAAACCCTTTATCTGCCGCCGTTTCATTGGAAGTGCTTACCTACCTTGAGGGAAATGACCTGGTTCAGGCGGCTGAGGAGAAAGGTCAATACCTGTTTAAGAAGCTCCAAGGGCTGGCTAAGAAATTCGATATCATTGGGGATGTACGAGGGAAAGGGCTTCTCCTTGGACTTGAGTTTGTCTCCAATCGGATTTCAAAAACGCCATTCGACATGCAAGTCGGCCTTACTACAAGGCTTGTCAATAAGGCTTTTGCGAAGGGGTTGTTGATCTATCCTGCTGCAGGTGCGATTGAAGGAATTGCCGGTGATGCGGTTATCCTATCTCCGCCATTAGTCATTACGAATGAAGAAATCGATCGCCTCGTCAAGATATTGGAAGCTTCCCTTGAAGAGTTGCAGCATGAATTGCACTCGGAGGGTTTGATTGAGGACATGCAGGCTATTTAG
- the thrS gene encoding threonine--tRNA ligase: protein MIKVQFPDGQQKEYPQGMTVESVAGSISSSLRKKAVVGKLDEKLVDLSFKLDKDAELSILTLDSDEGLQVLRHTSAHVLAQAIKRLYENVELGMGPVVEDGFYYDFKLEHPLSSEDLQAIEKEMEHIINENLEIKRIEVSYEEAVKLFEGRGESFKLDIAKNIPKGEKLALYQQGEFIDLCRGPHLPSTSYVKSFKLTRVSGAYWRGDSQNEVLQRVYGVAFRKKKDLQDHLKFIEEAAKRDHRKLGKQLELFMFSEEAPGMPFYLPKGQIIRNELEKFSRELQTDADYDEVRTPFMMNQRLWEQSGHWDHYHENMYFTDVDHTKFAMKPMNCPGHMLIFKNNLYSYRDLPIRMAEFGQVHRHEYSGALNGMLRVRTFCQDDAHIFVRQDQIESEIKQVFHLIDEVYRTFGFEYSVELSTRPEDSLGDDSLWEDSESALKKVLENIGIHYQLNEGDGAFYGPKIDFHIKDALKRSHQCATIQLDFQMPDKFDLTYIDENNEKVRPVVIHRAIFGSIDRFFGILIEHFAGAFPVWLAPVQVQIIPVSHVHLNYCLKVQKELKGHGIRVKIDERNEKLGYKVREAQIGKIPYMLVLGDKEEKENEVNVRKYGEQEFKSVAIEGFIKKVVQQIKGRSI from the coding sequence ATGATTAAAGTCCAATTCCCGGATGGGCAGCAAAAGGAATATCCGCAAGGCATGACAGTGGAAAGTGTGGCAGGGTCCATCAGCTCAAGTTTAAGGAAAAAGGCAGTAGTAGGAAAACTGGACGAAAAGCTGGTTGATCTAAGTTTCAAGTTGGATAAAGATGCCGAATTGTCGATCCTGACTCTGGATTCGGATGAGGGATTACAAGTTTTACGTCATACATCGGCGCATGTTTTGGCACAAGCCATCAAGAGATTATACGAAAATGTGGAATTAGGGATGGGGCCAGTCGTTGAAGATGGTTTTTACTATGATTTTAAGTTAGAACATCCTTTGAGCTCAGAAGATCTGCAAGCTATTGAAAAAGAGATGGAACATATCATAAATGAAAACCTGGAAATTAAAAGAATCGAAGTGTCTTATGAAGAAGCTGTTAAGTTATTTGAGGGTAGAGGAGAGTCATTCAAGTTGGATATAGCAAAGAACATTCCTAAGGGTGAAAAACTAGCGCTCTATCAACAGGGGGAATTCATCGATCTTTGCAGAGGGCCGCATCTTCCATCCACGTCATATGTAAAATCGTTCAAATTAACTCGTGTATCAGGTGCCTATTGGCGGGGAGACAGTCAAAATGAAGTTCTTCAACGGGTGTATGGCGTGGCTTTCAGAAAGAAAAAGGATTTACAGGATCATTTGAAATTCATAGAAGAAGCAGCCAAACGCGATCATCGTAAATTAGGGAAGCAATTGGAGTTATTCATGTTTTCGGAGGAAGCCCCTGGAATGCCGTTTTATTTACCGAAGGGACAAATTATTAGAAATGAATTGGAGAAGTTCTCTCGGGAGCTTCAGACTGACGCTGATTACGACGAAGTTCGGACTCCCTTCATGATGAACCAGCGGTTATGGGAACAATCGGGTCACTGGGATCATTACCATGAAAATATGTATTTCACAGATGTGGATCATACAAAATTCGCGATGAAGCCAATGAACTGTCCGGGTCATATGCTCATATTCAAAAACAATCTTTATTCTTATAGGGATTTACCCATTCGGATGGCCGAGTTCGGTCAAGTCCACCGGCACGAGTATAGCGGTGCATTAAACGGGATGCTCCGGGTCCGGACATTTTGTCAGGATGATGCCCATATTTTTGTTCGGCAGGATCAAATCGAAAGTGAGATTAAACAAGTATTTCATCTTATTGACGAGGTGTATCGTACTTTTGGATTCGAGTATTCAGTGGAACTGTCGACTCGTCCAGAGGATTCATTGGGCGATGATTCCCTTTGGGAGGATTCTGAATCAGCCTTGAAAAAAGTTCTGGAAAACATCGGGATACATTATCAATTAAATGAGGGAGACGGGGCATTTTATGGCCCGAAAATTGATTTTCATATTAAAGATGCACTAAAACGAAGCCATCAATGTGCAACGATTCAACTTGATTTTCAAATGCCCGATAAATTTGATTTGACTTACATCGATGAAAATAATGAAAAGGTCCGTCCGGTCGTCATTCATCGTGCGATCTTTGGATCGATCGACCGTTTTTTTGGAATCCTGATTGAACATTTTGCTGGTGCTTTTCCAGTATGGCTTGCCCCGGTGCAAGTACAGATCATCCCTGTCTCTCATGTTCATTTGAATTATTGTTTAAAGGTCCAAAAAGAACTGAAGGGTCACGGCATAAGGGTGAAAATCGATGAACGGAATGAAAAGTTGGGATATAAAGTTAGGGAAGCACAGATAGGGAAAATCCCATATATGCTTGTCCTTGGAGATAAAGAGGAAAAAGAAAATGAAGTGAATGTCCGGAAATACGGGGAACAAGAATTTAAAAGTGTCGCAATAGAAGGGTTCATCAAGAAAGTGGTCCAACAAATAAAAGGACGAAGCATCTAA
- a CDS encoding CoA transferase subunit A, with product MKQAITKNNKIVTIEEALEHISDGCTLMYGGFGGVGTPPTLVQGILAKGVKELTLIGNDTGFPDIGIGRLVTAERAKKVIASHIGSNPNAGRLMTEGKLQVEFSPQGTLAERIRAGGVGLGGIFVDVGIGTIAEEGKDKIVIEGKEFLVETALTSEVSIVHAKKADSLGNLVYDKTACNFNPLVAMAGAFTIAEVEEIVPVGELDPECIATPGIYVDMVIPTKGVNWKWAWQ from the coding sequence ATGAAGCAGGCCATTACGAAGAATAACAAAATAGTGACAATCGAAGAAGCACTGGAGCATATTTCCGATGGCTGCACACTCATGTATGGTGGGTTTGGCGGAGTGGGGACTCCCCCCACGCTTGTACAGGGTATCCTTGCCAAGGGAGTCAAGGAACTGACTTTGATTGGCAATGATACTGGATTCCCTGATATCGGCATTGGCCGGCTTGTGACTGCTGAAAGGGCAAAGAAAGTCATCGCCTCACATATCGGATCCAATCCTAATGCAGGCAGGCTCATGACTGAAGGAAAGCTGCAAGTGGAATTTTCACCGCAAGGGACATTAGCTGAACGGATCCGTGCTGGCGGTGTAGGCCTAGGCGGGATTTTTGTCGATGTCGGGATTGGCACGATAGCCGAAGAAGGCAAGGACAAGATTGTTATAGAAGGAAAAGAATTTTTGGTGGAAACCGCTTTGACCTCTGAAGTCAGCATCGTCCATGCTAAAAAGGCAGATTCGCTTGGGAATTTGGTGTACGACAAGACTGCGTGTAACTTCAATCCGCTGGTAGCGATGGCAGGTGCCTTCACGATTGCGGAAGTGGAAGAAATCGTTCCTGTAGGTGAATTGGATCCTGAGTGCATTGCCACACCAGGCATTTATGTAGATATGGTGATTCCGACAAAAGGGGTGAATTGGAAATGGGCATGGCAGTAG
- the ablB gene encoding putative beta-lysine N-acetyltransferase has protein sequence MPVQKLPFFTQVETGECYTMELYHDHSNQRLRMDDYRGDIKKAIARALVIAKEQGFTKVILKARNEDLSVALGQGFMLEGVLSRYFKGNDAYCMAFYLTDERRTSDFWIKEDKVIQDVSQIPRLIESQQMPENYILRFATEEDAQELANLYGAIFETYPTPMNDERYIKKVMEEGTIFSVIEYEGIIVSAASAEVNEMYHNAELTDCATIPHHRKHGFMKVLISALEQELIRKNIYCSYSLARSLSMGMNAVFHQLGYEYGGRLTKNCNIWDKYEDMNIWGKDLSVK, from the coding sequence ATGCCTGTTCAAAAACTGCCTTTTTTCACCCAGGTGGAGACTGGGGAATGTTATACGATGGAGCTCTATCATGATCATTCCAATCAGCGCTTGCGCATGGATGATTATCGGGGAGATATCAAAAAAGCAATTGCTCGGGCGCTTGTCATCGCAAAGGAGCAGGGCTTTACTAAAGTGATACTTAAAGCCAGGAATGAAGATTTATCTGTGGCATTGGGTCAAGGATTCATGCTGGAAGGAGTATTGAGCAGGTATTTCAAAGGGAATGATGCCTATTGCATGGCCTTCTATTTAACGGATGAAAGGCGAACAAGCGATTTTTGGATCAAGGAAGATAAAGTCATCCAAGATGTCAGTCAGATTCCTAGACTGATTGAATCCCAGCAAATGCCTGAGAATTACATCCTACGGTTTGCTACGGAGGAAGATGCACAAGAGCTGGCGAATTTATATGGTGCCATCTTTGAAACCTATCCTACACCGATGAATGATGAGCGATATATCAAGAAAGTGATGGAGGAAGGTACGATCTTCAGTGTTATCGAATATGAAGGAATCATCGTGAGCGCTGCATCCGCGGAAGTGAATGAGATGTATCATAATGCTGAATTAACAGACTGTGCAACAATCCCCCATCATCGAAAGCATGGTTTCATGAAGGTGCTCATCTCTGCATTGGAACAAGAATTGATCAGGAAAAATATATATTGTTCATATTCATTGGCGCGATCATTGTCAATGGGCATGAATGCCGTCTTTCACCAGCTGGGATATGAATATGGCGGCAGATTAACGAAGAATTGCAATATTTGGGATAAGTATGAGGACATGAATATTTGGGGTAAAGATTTATCCGTCAAATAG
- a CDS encoding DUF7010 family protein: MYDYTVDERKLMMKEAFRGSGIGVIFMAVFGTLWAGTGVMGLQGWGFPYVELAAIFVGIIMVIVGISLIHASQKMSNQVSDDGARRLKRIGFLFNMVFIAEGLLIGIAITICNLINHTDLIPGVIAIIVAIHFLPLASLFQIKVYYATGVLLCLLALITWLIVPDTVMVGEHQILAPLSLLGFGCALILWTTGLTIWLGIKNSSRTIADEE, encoded by the coding sequence ATGTACGATTATACTGTGGATGAAAGGAAACTGATGATGAAAGAGGCGTTTCGCGGTTCTGGAATTGGAGTCATTTTCATGGCGGTCTTCGGAACACTGTGGGCGGGTACCGGTGTAATGGGATTGCAAGGGTGGGGGTTTCCCTACGTGGAACTCGCAGCCATATTCGTGGGAATCATCATGGTTATCGTTGGCATTTCATTAATACATGCATCACAAAAAATGTCCAATCAAGTTTCAGATGATGGGGCAAGACGTCTTAAGCGTATCGGATTTTTGTTTAATATGGTCTTCATTGCCGAAGGTTTGCTGATTGGGATTGCCATTACCATCTGTAACTTGATCAATCACACCGATCTTATACCGGGGGTCATCGCCATTATTGTAGCGATTCATTTTTTACCATTGGCGTCACTTTTCCAAATCAAGGTTTATTATGCAACAGGTGTGCTTCTCTGTTTATTGGCGCTTATCACATGGCTGATTGTGCCAGACACCGTCATGGTTGGGGAGCATCAAATCCTTGCGCCGTTATCATTGCTCGGCTTTGGATGCGCGCTAATACTCTGGACCACTGGACTTACGATATGGCTTGGAATAAAGAATTCAAGTCGAACGATAGCCGATGAAGAATGA
- a CDS encoding ferredoxin yields MAKYTWVDKETCIACGACGSTGPEIYDYDDQGIAFVILDDNQGIAEVPEILHDDMQDAMEGCPTESILIQDEPFSW; encoded by the coding sequence ATGGCTAAGTACACATGGGTTGATAAAGAAACCTGCATTGCGTGCGGGGCATGCGGTTCAACAGGTCCTGAAATTTATGACTATGACGATCAAGGGATCGCTTTCGTGATCTTGGACGATAATCAGGGGATTGCCGAAGTTCCGGAGATCCTGCATGATGACATGCAGGATGCAATGGAAGGCTGCCCTACAGAATCCATCCTGATTCAGGATGAACCTTTTAGCTGGTAA
- a CDS encoding YokU family protein encodes MDCLWCSAPNVEESEKKDCYWIMPDGKRSIRVLQVPALNCPECGIYVSDSMNQKVDEALSIYDVSEYPDEFTYDQLLQAPVKKLFNWK; translated from the coding sequence ATGGATTGCCTCTGGTGTAGTGCCCCTAACGTAGAAGAAAGCGAAAAGAAGGATTGTTACTGGATCATGCCTGATGGGAAACGCTCAATAAGGGTCCTTCAAGTTCCAGCCTTGAACTGTCCGGAATGTGGAATCTATGTGTCTGATTCGATGAATCAAAAGGTTGATGAAGCCTTATCCATATATGATGTGAGTGAATACCCTGATGAGTTTACGTATGATCAGCTTCTTCAGGCACCCGTCAAAAAATTATTCAATTGGAAATAG
- a CDS encoding 3-oxoacid CoA-transferase subunit B codes for MGMAVDVRNRIAKRAAKEIHDGLIVNLGIGIPTLVADHIPQDIHVLFHAENGVLGTGPSPDQGKEDPALCNAGGFPITTVMGASYFDSATAFGMIRKGYIDITILGALEVSEKGDLANWIVPGKRVPGMGGAMELAQKAKKVIVLMNHVNKQGESKILKTCTLPLTARQSVDLIITDMAVMEVTEEGLVLKEVMAPYTVDDVIRNTEATLKIEATVNSIE; via the coding sequence ATGGGCATGGCAGTAGATGTACGAAATCGCATCGCGAAACGCGCCGCCAAGGAAATCCATGACGGCTTGATCGTCAATTTAGGCATCGGCATCCCTACCTTGGTGGCCGACCATATACCTCAAGATATCCATGTGCTGTTCCATGCGGAAAATGGGGTTCTCGGTACAGGTCCAAGTCCGGATCAGGGGAAAGAAGATCCTGCTCTCTGTAACGCAGGAGGGTTCCCGATCACTACTGTAATGGGAGCTTCATATTTTGACAGTGCAACAGCATTTGGAATGATCAGGAAAGGATACATCGACATCACCATCCTTGGAGCCTTGGAAGTCAGTGAAAAGGGGGACTTGGCTAATTGGATCGTCCCAGGTAAGCGAGTACCGGGGATGGGCGGGGCGATGGAGCTTGCCCAGAAGGCCAAAAAGGTGATCGTCTTGATGAATCACGTGAACAAGCAGGGTGAATCGAAGATATTGAAGACATGTACGCTTCCATTGACGGCAAGGCAGAGTGTGGATTTGATCATTACGGATATGGCTGTCATGGAAGTTACGGAAGAGGGTTTGGTACTGAAGGAAGTCATGGCGCCATATACGGTGGATGATGTGATAAGGAATACAGAGGCGACGCTGAAAATCGAGGCTACTGTAAACAGCATTGAATAG